One window of the Oncorhynchus mykiss isolate Arlee chromosome 5, USDA_OmykA_1.1, whole genome shotgun sequence genome contains the following:
- the LOC110523479 gene encoding uncharacterized protein LOC110523479 isoform X3 produces MNSGIKWLKWATSKQGVLFGYVIPLSSLLQVSPVTCKCKNISSCYGHCVTSQEGVSELDCFGKHLSLSRIGWKCVWTPIKHQTQRYTLCIEQKTRSRMHANISETSQTIRLSKKFNMTAHVFDKSDLKSCTKTVFRGSPQQLVRCGPPSNVHLNRHSRQLDIQASWRKEETKYIPLYSVRYKELNSPQWKEPPVQSKDRNRCTVGNLNSSLSYEVQIECVANNECTQCPWSEVFTVPPELTDTPVIEMVKDSRPQTKGRRLVIIKWKFAASELAEGYSVSVGKASGEDPIETFNTSRHLLIVTLSHSAYHLKITAFNGAGTSPAAQSTIWPLDDKDLYGKLNLTFNGNTSFTVSWVDDLIKTYSCFSVEWWTRGIKAAHKSFYEDENNYEVIPLREPLELYKRYTFTLHTRPDKEPCNLKFINNSESTYGSIQSYFTEGYITVDAGSTSYELVDLQSNTVYQVQLSAFTAAGMGVRSSVVYFETKSTVSLSIGGMIAGVVIGATLLLLVVNLGSLLLKRAKRLLWPSIPNPGNSNAIQKIDGVCELELLEPINRQKLEEEEGDASLHIVDSREETSPVSNLHSNTDSCLHLREHEENRGPSKTTADSTEPTKVDPQINVGLCRRNTATDSSAQDPTSDTIKPTTDTRQTDPVPISAVAHQCQQLSFMSDYTTMELFQQAMTQCVPATITLEPHGQSSQSVYTDSPLTRPESDYIHQSLHDTVLHLSQGSTSPTEVYYTVL; encoded by the exons GTGTTCTCTTTGGATATGTTATCCcactctcttcccttctccaagTTTCTCCAG TGACCTGTAAGTGCAAGAACATCTCTTCATGTTATGGACACTGTGTCACATCCCAAG AGGGAGTCAGTGAATTAGATTGTTTTGGTAAACATCTGAGCTTAAGTAGGATCGGCTGGAAATGTGTGTGGACACCTATAAAACACCAAACACAAAGATACACACTCTGTATAGAACA GAAAACACGTAGCAGAATGCATGCAAACATATCGGAGACGTCTCAGACTATTCGTCTGTCCAAAAAGTTTAACATGACAGCTCATGTATTTGACAAGAGTGATTTGAAGAGCTGCACAAAGACTGTTTTCAGAGGTTCACCTCAACAATTGG TTCGATGCGGCCCCCCATCTAATGTACACTTGAATCGACATTCAAGACAGCTGGATATCCAGGCCTcctggaggaaggaggagaccaAATATATCCCTCTTTACTCTGTGAGATACAAGGAGCTGAACAGCCCGCAATGGAAAGAG CCACCAGTGCAATCCAAGGATAGAAATAGGTGCACTGTGGGTAATCTTAACTCCTCACTGTCCTATGAGGTGCAGATAGAGTGTGTGGCCAACAACGAATGTACCCAGTGCCCTTGGAGCGAGGTTTTCACAGTCCCACCCG AACTTACTGACACGCCTGTCATTGAGATGGTAAAAGATAGTCGTCCACAAACCAAAGGGAGGAGATTAGTGATCATAAAATGGAAG TTTGCAGCCAGTGAGTTAGCGGAGGGCTACAGTGTTTCCGTGGGGAAAGCCTCAGGAGAGGACCCTATTGAGACCTTCAACACCAGCAGGCACCTACTCATAGTGACCCTGTCTCACTCAGCCTACCACCTCAAAATCACAGCTTTCAACGGGGCTGGGACCTCACCTGCAGCACAGAGCACTATATGGCCACTGGACGACAAAG ACTTATATGGGAAGCTGAATCTGACATTCAATGGCAACACGTCCTTTACTGTCTCCTGGGTGGATGACCTGATCAAAACCTACTCCTGCTTCTCAGTGGAGTGGTGGACGAGAGGAATCAAAGCTGCTCACAAGTCCTTCTATGAGGATGAGAACAATTATGAAGTCATACCATTGCGCG AGCCATTAGAGCTGTATAAGAGGTATACCTTCACTCTGCACACGAGGCCAGACAAAGAGCCCTGCAACCTGAAGTTCATCAACAACAGCGAGAGCACCTACGGGAGCATCCAGTCCTACTTCACTGAAGGAT ACATCACTGTGGATGCTGGTTCAACCAGCTACGAGTTGGTGGACCTACAAAGCAATACTGTGTACCAAGTCCAGCTGTCTGCCTTCACTGCTGCAGGAATGGGAGTGAGAAGCTCAGTTGTATACTTCGAAACCAAGTCAACAG TATCCCTGTCTATTGGTGGTATGATAGCAGGGGTCGTTATTGGAGCAACTTTACTCTTACTTGTGGTTAATCTCGGCTCTTTGTTGTTAAAAAG AGCAAAGAGACTACTTTGGCCAAGTATCCCTAATCCTGGTAACAGCAATGCCATCCAGAAAATAGATGGGGTCTGCGAGCTG GAACTCCTGGAGCCCATCAACAGACAGAagttagaggaagaggagggggacgCCAGTCTGCACATTGTTGACAGTAGAGAAGAAACGTCTCCCGTTAGCAACCTTCATAGCAACACCGACTCATGTCTACACCTCAGAGAACATGAGGAGAATCGAGGGCCTTCAAAGACAACCGCAGACTCTACCGAGCCCACTAAAGTAGACCCTCAAATCAACGTGGGCTTGTGCCGAAGAAACACAGCCACAGACAGTAGCGCTCaagatcccacttctgacaccattaAACCTACCACAgacacaagacagacagaccctgtccCCATTAGTGCGGTGGCCCACCAGTGCCAACAGTTGTCCTTTATGAGTGATTACACGACCATGGAACTCTTCCAACAGGCTATGACACAATGTGTTCCAGCCACTATAACATTGGAACCCCATGGCCAGTCAAGCCAGTCAGTGTACACAGACTCACCCCTGACCAGACCAGAGTCAGATTACATACACCAGTCCCTCCATGATACTGTCCTTCACCTGTCCCAAGGCAGCACAAGTCCAACTGAGGTGTATTACACAGTTCTTTGA
- the LOC110523479 gene encoding interleukin-31 receptor subunit alpha isoform X1, whose translation MNSGIKWLKWATSKQGVLFGYVIPLSSLLQVSPVTCKCKNISSCYGHCVTSQEGVSELDCFGKHLSLSRIGWKCVWTPIKHQTQRYTLCIEQKTRSRMHANISETSQTIRLSKKFNMTAHVFDKSDLKSCTKTVFRGSPQQLVRCGPPSNVHLNRHSRQLDIQASWRKEETKYIPLYSVRYKELNSPQWKEPPVQSKDRNRCTVGNLNSSLSYEVQIECVANNECTQCPWSEVFTVPPELTDTPVIEMVKDSRPQTKGRRLVIIKWKFAASELAEGYSVSVGKASGEDPIETFNTSRHLLIVTLSHSAYHLKITAFNGAGTSPAAQSTIWPLDDKDLYGKLNLTFNGNTSFTVSWVDDLIKTYSCFSVEWWTRGIKAAHKSFYEDENNYEVIPLREPLELYKRYTFTLHTRPDKEPCNLKFINNSESTYGSIQSYFTEGSPISAPGNISSSNVTQSSMVLEWTSVPEKDTRGFLLGYILHYTKSPDDRIDVEKNITVDAGSTSYELVDLQSNTVYQVQLSAFTAAGMGVRSSVVYFETKSTVSLSIGGMIAGVVIGATLLLLVVNLGSLLLKRAKRLLWPSIPNPGNSNAIQKIDGVCELELLEPINRQKLEEEEGDASLHIVDSREETSPVSNLHSNTDSCLHLREHEENRGPSKTTADSTEPTKVDPQINVGLCRRNTATDSSAQDPTSDTIKPTTDTRQTDPVPISAVAHQCQQLSFMSDYTTMELFQQAMTQCVPATITLEPHGQSSQSVYTDSPLTRPESDYIHQSLHDTVLHLSQGSTSPTEVYYTVL comes from the exons GTGTTCTCTTTGGATATGTTATCCcactctcttcccttctccaagTTTCTCCAG TGACCTGTAAGTGCAAGAACATCTCTTCATGTTATGGACACTGTGTCACATCCCAAG AGGGAGTCAGTGAATTAGATTGTTTTGGTAAACATCTGAGCTTAAGTAGGATCGGCTGGAAATGTGTGTGGACACCTATAAAACACCAAACACAAAGATACACACTCTGTATAGAACA GAAAACACGTAGCAGAATGCATGCAAACATATCGGAGACGTCTCAGACTATTCGTCTGTCCAAAAAGTTTAACATGACAGCTCATGTATTTGACAAGAGTGATTTGAAGAGCTGCACAAAGACTGTTTTCAGAGGTTCACCTCAACAATTGG TTCGATGCGGCCCCCCATCTAATGTACACTTGAATCGACATTCAAGACAGCTGGATATCCAGGCCTcctggaggaaggaggagaccaAATATATCCCTCTTTACTCTGTGAGATACAAGGAGCTGAACAGCCCGCAATGGAAAGAG CCACCAGTGCAATCCAAGGATAGAAATAGGTGCACTGTGGGTAATCTTAACTCCTCACTGTCCTATGAGGTGCAGATAGAGTGTGTGGCCAACAACGAATGTACCCAGTGCCCTTGGAGCGAGGTTTTCACAGTCCCACCCG AACTTACTGACACGCCTGTCATTGAGATGGTAAAAGATAGTCGTCCACAAACCAAAGGGAGGAGATTAGTGATCATAAAATGGAAG TTTGCAGCCAGTGAGTTAGCGGAGGGCTACAGTGTTTCCGTGGGGAAAGCCTCAGGAGAGGACCCTATTGAGACCTTCAACACCAGCAGGCACCTACTCATAGTGACCCTGTCTCACTCAGCCTACCACCTCAAAATCACAGCTTTCAACGGGGCTGGGACCTCACCTGCAGCACAGAGCACTATATGGCCACTGGACGACAAAG ACTTATATGGGAAGCTGAATCTGACATTCAATGGCAACACGTCCTTTACTGTCTCCTGGGTGGATGACCTGATCAAAACCTACTCCTGCTTCTCAGTGGAGTGGTGGACGAGAGGAATCAAAGCTGCTCACAAGTCCTTCTATGAGGATGAGAACAATTATGAAGTCATACCATTGCGCG AGCCATTAGAGCTGTATAAGAGGTATACCTTCACTCTGCACACGAGGCCAGACAAAGAGCCCTGCAACCTGAAGTTCATCAACAACAGCGAGAGCACCTACGGGAGCATCCAGTCCTACTTCACTGAAGGAT CCCCAATTAGTGCCCCAGGGAACATCAGCAGCAGTAATGTTACCCAGAGCTCCATGGTGCTGGAGTGGACATCAGTCCCTGAGAAGGACACCAGAGGTTTCCTGCTGGGCtacatcctccactacacaaaGAGCCCGGATGACAGGATAGACGTTGAAAAAA ACATCACTGTGGATGCTGGTTCAACCAGCTACGAGTTGGTGGACCTACAAAGCAATACTGTGTACCAAGTCCAGCTGTCTGCCTTCACTGCTGCAGGAATGGGAGTGAGAAGCTCAGTTGTATACTTCGAAACCAAGTCAACAG TATCCCTGTCTATTGGTGGTATGATAGCAGGGGTCGTTATTGGAGCAACTTTACTCTTACTTGTGGTTAATCTCGGCTCTTTGTTGTTAAAAAG AGCAAAGAGACTACTTTGGCCAAGTATCCCTAATCCTGGTAACAGCAATGCCATCCAGAAAATAGATGGGGTCTGCGAGCTG GAACTCCTGGAGCCCATCAACAGACAGAagttagaggaagaggagggggacgCCAGTCTGCACATTGTTGACAGTAGAGAAGAAACGTCTCCCGTTAGCAACCTTCATAGCAACACCGACTCATGTCTACACCTCAGAGAACATGAGGAGAATCGAGGGCCTTCAAAGACAACCGCAGACTCTACCGAGCCCACTAAAGTAGACCCTCAAATCAACGTGGGCTTGTGCCGAAGAAACACAGCCACAGACAGTAGCGCTCaagatcccacttctgacaccattaAACCTACCACAgacacaagacagacagaccctgtccCCATTAGTGCGGTGGCCCACCAGTGCCAACAGTTGTCCTTTATGAGTGATTACACGACCATGGAACTCTTCCAACAGGCTATGACACAATGTGTTCCAGCCACTATAACATTGGAACCCCATGGCCAGTCAAGCCAGTCAGTGTACACAGACTCACCCCTGACCAGACCAGAGTCAGATTACATACACCAGTCCCTCCATGATACTGTCCTTCACCTGTCCCAAGGCAGCACAAGTCCAACTGAGGTGTATTACACAGTTCTTTGA
- the LOC110523479 gene encoding interleukin-31 receptor subunit alpha isoform X2 — protein MHCLHKPLPYLIFGVLFGYVIPLSSLLQVSPVTCKCKNISSCYGHCVTSQEGVSELDCFGKHLSLSRIGWKCVWTPIKHQTQRYTLCIEQKTRSRMHANISETSQTIRLSKKFNMTAHVFDKSDLKSCTKTVFRGSPQQLVRCGPPSNVHLNRHSRQLDIQASWRKEETKYIPLYSVRYKELNSPQWKEPPVQSKDRNRCTVGNLNSSLSYEVQIECVANNECTQCPWSEVFTVPPELTDTPVIEMVKDSRPQTKGRRLVIIKWKFAASELAEGYSVSVGKASGEDPIETFNTSRHLLIVTLSHSAYHLKITAFNGAGTSPAAQSTIWPLDDKDLYGKLNLTFNGNTSFTVSWVDDLIKTYSCFSVEWWTRGIKAAHKSFYEDENNYEVIPLREPLELYKRYTFTLHTRPDKEPCNLKFINNSESTYGSIQSYFTEGSPISAPGNISSSNVTQSSMVLEWTSVPEKDTRGFLLGYILHYTKSPDDRIDVEKNITVDAGSTSYELVDLQSNTVYQVQLSAFTAAGMGVRSSVVYFETKSTVSLSIGGMIAGVVIGATLLLLVVNLGSLLLKRAKRLLWPSIPNPGNSNAIQKIDGVCELELLEPINRQKLEEEEGDASLHIVDSREETSPVSNLHSNTDSCLHLREHEENRGPSKTTADSTEPTKVDPQINVGLCRRNTATDSSAQDPTSDTIKPTTDTRQTDPVPISAVAHQCQQLSFMSDYTTMELFQQAMTQCVPATITLEPHGQSSQSVYTDSPLTRPESDYIHQSLHDTVLHLSQGSTSPTEVYYTVL, from the exons GTGTTCTCTTTGGATATGTTATCCcactctcttcccttctccaagTTTCTCCAG TGACCTGTAAGTGCAAGAACATCTCTTCATGTTATGGACACTGTGTCACATCCCAAG AGGGAGTCAGTGAATTAGATTGTTTTGGTAAACATCTGAGCTTAAGTAGGATCGGCTGGAAATGTGTGTGGACACCTATAAAACACCAAACACAAAGATACACACTCTGTATAGAACA GAAAACACGTAGCAGAATGCATGCAAACATATCGGAGACGTCTCAGACTATTCGTCTGTCCAAAAAGTTTAACATGACAGCTCATGTATTTGACAAGAGTGATTTGAAGAGCTGCACAAAGACTGTTTTCAGAGGTTCACCTCAACAATTGG TTCGATGCGGCCCCCCATCTAATGTACACTTGAATCGACATTCAAGACAGCTGGATATCCAGGCCTcctggaggaaggaggagaccaAATATATCCCTCTTTACTCTGTGAGATACAAGGAGCTGAACAGCCCGCAATGGAAAGAG CCACCAGTGCAATCCAAGGATAGAAATAGGTGCACTGTGGGTAATCTTAACTCCTCACTGTCCTATGAGGTGCAGATAGAGTGTGTGGCCAACAACGAATGTACCCAGTGCCCTTGGAGCGAGGTTTTCACAGTCCCACCCG AACTTACTGACACGCCTGTCATTGAGATGGTAAAAGATAGTCGTCCACAAACCAAAGGGAGGAGATTAGTGATCATAAAATGGAAG TTTGCAGCCAGTGAGTTAGCGGAGGGCTACAGTGTTTCCGTGGGGAAAGCCTCAGGAGAGGACCCTATTGAGACCTTCAACACCAGCAGGCACCTACTCATAGTGACCCTGTCTCACTCAGCCTACCACCTCAAAATCACAGCTTTCAACGGGGCTGGGACCTCACCTGCAGCACAGAGCACTATATGGCCACTGGACGACAAAG ACTTATATGGGAAGCTGAATCTGACATTCAATGGCAACACGTCCTTTACTGTCTCCTGGGTGGATGACCTGATCAAAACCTACTCCTGCTTCTCAGTGGAGTGGTGGACGAGAGGAATCAAAGCTGCTCACAAGTCCTTCTATGAGGATGAGAACAATTATGAAGTCATACCATTGCGCG AGCCATTAGAGCTGTATAAGAGGTATACCTTCACTCTGCACACGAGGCCAGACAAAGAGCCCTGCAACCTGAAGTTCATCAACAACAGCGAGAGCACCTACGGGAGCATCCAGTCCTACTTCACTGAAGGAT CCCCAATTAGTGCCCCAGGGAACATCAGCAGCAGTAATGTTACCCAGAGCTCCATGGTGCTGGAGTGGACATCAGTCCCTGAGAAGGACACCAGAGGTTTCCTGCTGGGCtacatcctccactacacaaaGAGCCCGGATGACAGGATAGACGTTGAAAAAA ACATCACTGTGGATGCTGGTTCAACCAGCTACGAGTTGGTGGACCTACAAAGCAATACTGTGTACCAAGTCCAGCTGTCTGCCTTCACTGCTGCAGGAATGGGAGTGAGAAGCTCAGTTGTATACTTCGAAACCAAGTCAACAG TATCCCTGTCTATTGGTGGTATGATAGCAGGGGTCGTTATTGGAGCAACTTTACTCTTACTTGTGGTTAATCTCGGCTCTTTGTTGTTAAAAAG AGCAAAGAGACTACTTTGGCCAAGTATCCCTAATCCTGGTAACAGCAATGCCATCCAGAAAATAGATGGGGTCTGCGAGCTG GAACTCCTGGAGCCCATCAACAGACAGAagttagaggaagaggagggggacgCCAGTCTGCACATTGTTGACAGTAGAGAAGAAACGTCTCCCGTTAGCAACCTTCATAGCAACACCGACTCATGTCTACACCTCAGAGAACATGAGGAGAATCGAGGGCCTTCAAAGACAACCGCAGACTCTACCGAGCCCACTAAAGTAGACCCTCAAATCAACGTGGGCTTGTGCCGAAGAAACACAGCCACAGACAGTAGCGCTCaagatcccacttctgacaccattaAACCTACCACAgacacaagacagacagaccctgtccCCATTAGTGCGGTGGCCCACCAGTGCCAACAGTTGTCCTTTATGAGTGATTACACGACCATGGAACTCTTCCAACAGGCTATGACACAATGTGTTCCAGCCACTATAACATTGGAACCCCATGGCCAGTCAAGCCAGTCAGTGTACACAGACTCACCCCTGACCAGACCAGAGTCAGATTACATACACCAGTCCCTCCATGATACTGTCCTTCACCTGTCCCAAGGCAGCACAAGTCCAACTGAGGTGTATTACACAGTTCTTTGA